GCTATTTGCTTTGGTCTTACAGGGTAGTTTGAAACTTCTGTTGTCTCTTTTGTAACTTTTGAAATTTTATTTGCTATTAGACTATTTTTTAACTTAATTCTATTTTTAAACTTTCTTAAATCTTCTATATCATAATCAGATAGTTCAAATAAGATTAAAACAGATATTACAAATCCAAATAAAACAAATAAATAAAGTCCAATATTTCCAATAACAGGAGATAAACTATCAACCAAAATATTTCCTATCTCTCCTCTATTATATGGGTTCTCAACAACTAAAGCTTGAAAAATCAAAGATATAAAAAATATTAAAAGTAAAACAGCAATATTTAAAATAATATCTTTATTATCTATATTTTTTTTAAAGTTAATTACATAAATTGGGTGTATAAAAATAAATAGATAAATATATGCCAAATATGAAAAATATTTTATAGAAAACCCTGCAAATGCAAAGCCTACATCACCTACAATCTCTTTTGAGTTTGCAAAAACTGAAAATTGAAAATATAATAAAATAAATAAAACAATTAATGAAATAATTTTCTTTGCGATAGTATGACCTTTTTATGAAATTATTTTAATAAATTTGAGATTTTACCTTGAAGTTTAAGCCACTGTCTATGCTCAAACAAAGGAAATCCTGCCCATGATTTTTTAGGTTCTGTTATACTTTTTGTAACTCCACCTCTTGCAGCTATTGTTGTAAATGCCGCAATTTCAAGATGCCCAGAAGTTGCACTTTGTCCACCCATTATAACATAAGGGTGTAAAGTTGTAGAACCAGAAAGTCCAACTTGAGTTACTAAAATAGAACCACGCCCTATTTTACAATTATGTGCAATATGAACTAAATTATCAATTCTAACTCCATCTTCAATTATTGTAGATTTAAAAACGGCTCTATCAATTGTACAATTTGCTCCTATTTCAACATCTGAACCTATAATTACATTTCCATTTTGATAAATTTTTATATACTTACCATCTTTTGTATTTGCAAAACCAAAACCATCACTTCCTATAACAGTCCCTGCGTGAATAATACAATCATTTCCAATAATACAATCTCTATAAATTGATACATTTGGATAGATAATTGTATTATTTCCAATAGTTACATTATCCCCTATAAAAGCTCCTGCCATAATAGTACAATCACTTCCAATTCTTGAGTTTTTTCCAATATAAACATTTGGCATAACCTTTGTTCCACCACCAACTAATGGTTTTTCTCCATCAAGTTCTATAATATTTGGAGCAAAAAGTTTAGATATTTTTGCTAAATACAAATATGGCTCTTCACAAACAATAGCAATAGTTGAACTAGGAACTTCTTTACTATTTTCTAAATTTACTAAAACAGCAGCAGCTTTTGTATCTTTTAAATCATTTACATATTTTTTATTCTCTAAAAAAGTAAGTTCACTTGGTGTTGCATCTAATAAAGAGTTTAATCCACTAATTTCAATATCAATATTACATTTTAAACCAACATGCTCAACTATTTCACTTAATCTCATTTTTCTTTCCTTAAATAAAAAAAGATAAGAGTAAACTCTTATCTTTCTATGGCAACTATTCCACTTCTTACGACTTCAAGAGGATTGAATTTTTCCATAACTTTTATAAAATTTAAAATTCTATCACTTGAATCTGTTGCAGATACAATAATAGCTTCATCTGTAACATTTTGAATACTTCCATGGTATGTTCTTGCAATTACATCAATATCTGCTAAATTATTATCTATTGAAA
The Aliarcobacter faecis genome window above contains:
- the lpxD gene encoding UDP-3-O-(3-hydroxymyristoyl)glucosamine N-acyltransferase, whose product is MRLSEIVEHVGLKCNIDIEISGLNSLLDATPSELTFLENKKYVNDLKDTKAAAVLVNLENSKEVPSSTIAIVCEEPYLYLAKISKLFAPNIIELDGEKPLVGGGTKVMPNVYIGKNSRIGSDCTIMAGAFIGDNVTIGNNTIIYPNVSIYRDCIIGNDCIIHAGTVIGSDGFGFANTKDGKYIKIYQNGNVIIGSDVEIGANCTIDRAVFKSTIIEDGVRIDNLVHIAHNCKIGRGSILVTQVGLSGSTTLHPYVIMGGQSATSGHLEIAAFTTIAARGGVTKSITEPKKSWAGFPLFEHRQWLKLQGKISNLLK